The following proteins are encoded in a genomic region of Xanthomonas cassavae CFBP 4642:
- the thrA gene encoding bifunctional aspartate kinase/homoserine dehydrogenase I gives MSSPAVSLDPAAVAASSLRTVVHKFGGTSVADAERYRHVAQLLLARDETVQVTVVSAMKGVTDALIALAELAAQDRPEWRERWHETRARHRGAAVALLGEHSGPTVEWLDERFEHLSQILGALAVIGELPREVLDRVQGLGEVYSAQLLGDHFRAIGEDCAVLDARDVLVVNRGELGVDVDWEVSAQRLATWRQAHPQTRVVVTGFVARDRADRITTLGRNGSDYSGAIFAALFNADELHIWTDVDGVLSADPRVVPEAVQLETLSYDEACELAYFGAKVVHPQTMSPAIERGLPIIIRNTFQPEHPGTRITASSAVSGPIKGLTLSPDLAVLNLEGTGLIGVPGTAERVFAALRTAQVSVVMISQGSSEHSICCVVKQHESERARNALLQAFAHELTVGQVQRVQLTTGISVLAAVGDGMAGQPGVAARLFESLGRAQVNILAIAQGSSERNISVAIDAAHATKALRAAHAGFWLSPQTFSVGVIGPGNVGAALLDQLRIAQPQLLGKANLDLRLRAVVSRGRMLLDERGLVGDWRDAFAAAATATDLERFTTHLLSAHLPHTVIIDCSGSAEVADRYAGWLAAGIHVVTPNKQAGSGPLERFEAIRAAADASGARFRYEATVGAGLPVITTLRDLVDTGDAVTSIEGIFSGTLAWLFNKYDGSVPFAELVTQARGMGYTEPDPRDDLSGVDVARKLVILAREAGRAISLEDVQVESLVPEALRQASVDDFMARLPEVDAVFAQRLSDARARGNVLRYVAQLPPDRAPSVGLVELPADHAFANLRLTDNVVQFTTRRYCENPLVVQGPGAGPEVTAAGVFADLLRVAAGEGARL, from the coding sequence ATGTCATCGCCTGCTGTTTCGCTCGACCCTGCCGCCGTCGCGGCGTCCTCCCTGCGCACCGTGGTGCACAAATTCGGCGGCACGTCGGTGGCCGATGCCGAACGCTATCGGCATGTCGCGCAGCTGCTGCTTGCGCGCGACGAGACGGTGCAGGTCACCGTGGTCTCGGCAATGAAGGGAGTGACCGACGCGCTGATCGCGCTGGCCGAACTTGCGGCGCAGGATCGCCCCGAATGGCGCGAGCGCTGGCACGAAACCCGCGCGCGCCATCGCGGTGCGGCTGTAGCCTTGCTCGGTGAGCATTCCGGGCCGACGGTGGAATGGCTGGACGAACGTTTCGAACACCTGTCGCAGATCCTTGGTGCATTGGCGGTGATCGGCGAATTGCCGCGCGAGGTGCTCGACCGCGTGCAAGGCCTGGGCGAGGTGTATTCGGCGCAGTTGCTGGGCGATCACTTTCGCGCCATCGGCGAAGACTGCGCGGTGCTGGACGCGCGCGATGTGCTGGTGGTCAACCGCGGGGAGCTGGGCGTGGATGTGGACTGGGAGGTGAGCGCGCAGCGGCTGGCCACCTGGCGCCAGGCGCATCCCCAGACGCGCGTGGTGGTGACCGGCTTTGTGGCGCGCGACCGCGCCGATCGCATCACCACGCTCGGGCGCAACGGCAGCGACTATTCCGGTGCGATCTTCGCGGCGCTGTTCAATGCCGATGAGCTGCATATCTGGACCGATGTGGATGGCGTGCTGTCGGCCGACCCGCGGGTGGTGCCCGAAGCGGTGCAGCTGGAAACATTGAGCTACGACGAGGCTTGCGAGCTGGCGTACTTCGGCGCCAAGGTGGTGCACCCGCAGACGATGTCGCCGGCGATCGAGCGTGGGCTTCCGATCATCATCCGCAACACCTTTCAGCCCGAGCATCCGGGCACGCGCATCACTGCCAGCAGTGCGGTGAGCGGGCCGATCAAGGGCCTGACCCTGAGCCCGGATCTGGCGGTGCTCAATCTGGAAGGCACCGGCCTGATCGGCGTGCCGGGCACGGCCGAGCGCGTGTTCGCGGCGCTGCGTACGGCGCAGGTGTCGGTGGTGATGATCTCGCAGGGGTCGTCGGAGCATTCGATCTGTTGCGTGGTCAAGCAGCATGAGTCCGAGCGTGCTCGCAACGCCTTGCTGCAGGCGTTTGCACATGAGCTCACGGTTGGCCAGGTGCAGCGGGTGCAGCTGACCACCGGCATCAGCGTGCTGGCGGCGGTGGGCGATGGTATGGCCGGCCAGCCCGGCGTGGCGGCGCGTTTGTTTGAATCGCTGGGGCGCGCGCAGGTCAATATCCTGGCCATTGCGCAGGGCTCGTCCGAGCGCAATATCTCGGTAGCCATCGATGCCGCACACGCGACCAAGGCCCTGCGCGCGGCGCACGCCGGCTTCTGGCTGTCGCCGCAGACATTCTCGGTGGGCGTGATCGGCCCGGGCAATGTGGGCGCTGCGCTGCTGGACCAGTTACGCATTGCACAACCGCAATTGCTGGGCAAGGCCAATCTGGATCTGCGCTTGCGCGCAGTGGTCTCGCGCGGTCGCATGCTGCTGGATGAGCGCGGCCTGGTCGGCGACTGGCGCGATGCGTTCGCCGCCGCCGCCACCGCAACCGATCTGGAACGGTTCACCACGCACCTGTTATCCGCGCATCTGCCGCATACGGTGATCATCGATTGCAGCGGCAGTGCCGAGGTGGCCGACCGCTATGCCGGCTGGCTGGCCGCAGGCATCCATGTGGTGACGCCGAACAAACAGGCCGGTTCGGGCCCGCTCGAGCGCTTCGAAGCGATTCGTGCCGCCGCCGATGCCAGTGGCGCGCGCTTCCGCTACGAAGCCACCGTGGGCGCCGGCCTGCCGGTGATCACCACGCTGCGCGATCTGGTCGATACCGGCGATGCAGTGACCTCGATCGAAGGCATCTTCTCCGGCACGTTGGCGTGGCTGTTCAACAAATACGACGGCAGCGTGCCGTTCGCCGAGTTGGTGACGCAGGCGCGTGGCATGGGCTACACCGAGCCGGACCCGCGCGACGATCTGTCCGGTGTGGACGTGGCGCGCAAGCTGGTGATCCTGGCGCGCGAAGCCGGCCGCGCCATCAGCCTGGAAGACGTGCAGGTGGAAAGCCTGGTGCCGGAAGCGCTGCGCCAGGCCAGCGTGGACGACTTCATGGCGCGGCTGCCCGAAGTGGATGCGGTGTTCGCGCAGCGCCTGAGCGATGCGCGTGCGCGCGGCAATGTGCTGCGCTACGTGGCGCAGCTGCCGCCGGACCGCGCGCCCAGCGTGGGCCTGGTGGAACTGCCGGCAGATCACGCCTTCGCCAATCTGCGCCTCACCGACAACGTGGTGCAGTTCACCACGCGCCGCTATTGCGAAAACCCGCTGGTGGTGCAGGGCCCGGGTGCCGGGCCGGAAGTCACCGCGGCCGGCGTGTTTGCCGATCTGTTGCGCGTGGCGGCGGGCGAGGGGGCGCGGTTGTGA
- a CDS encoding TspO/MBR family protein: MTHRLSKKSQWFGLLGWLALCYAIAGLGAAASIQAASFYAELQRPVWAPPGWLFGPVWTVLYGMMAMSVWLVWRRRPPILSSSRV, encoded by the coding sequence ATGACGCACCGTCTGTCAAAAAAATCGCAATGGTTCGGCCTTCTCGGCTGGCTGGCGCTTTGCTATGCAATCGCCGGGCTGGGCGCGGCGGCATCGATCCAGGCGGCCAGCTTTTACGCTGAGCTACAGCGTCCCGTCTGGGCGCCGCCGGGCTGGCTATTCGGGCCGGTGTGGACCGTGCTGTACGGAATGATGGCGATGTCAGTCTGGTTGGTGTGGCGCCGACGTCCCCCCATCCTGAGTAGCAGTCGGGTTTAG